GAACGGGCAGTGGTGGCCACCCACCTCCTCGACCGCGCCATCGACGTCACGCCCGACTCGGTCTTCCTGACCAACGGGGCCCAGCAGGCACTCGATGTCGCGCTGATCACCACCACCCGCCCTGGCGATGTCATCGCCGCCGACGCGCTGACCTATCCCGGATTGAAACTGCTGGCGGCGGCGCGCGCACTGGAGATCGTGCCGATCCCCGTCCGTGACGACGGAACGGACCTGGTCGGCTTGGACAGACTGTGCGCCACGCGATCGGTCCGCGCCGCCTACCTGATGCCCACGGTGCACAATCCGCTGGGATGGACCCTGGATTCGACGCAACGGGCACACCTTGTCGAGATCGCCCGACGCCACGACACCCTGCTGATCGAGGATGGCACCTACGCCTTCCTGGACGTCGACGCCCCGGCCGCACTGCAGACCATGGCCCCGGAGCGCACGTTCTACCTGGCCGGCCTGTCCAAGAGTGTCGCGACAGGGCTGCGCTTCGGATATCTGGTCGCACCGAAGGTCTACGCCGCCGGGGTGACGAGCAGTCTTCGGGCAACCGGGTGGGGTGTTCCCAGCGTGGTGACGGCACTGGCCACCGGCTGGATCGCCGACGGGACGGTCGCCCGGCTGGAGACGGTTCGTCGAGACGATGCCCGGGCGCGGCAGGATATCGCCCGGAACGCGCTGCGCGGCCTCGCCTATCGCGCCAACCCCGCATCGATGTTCGGCTGGCTGGAGTTACCCGGCGAGGTCCGCGCGGACCTCGCCGCCGCCCACCTCGCCCGGGCAGGAATCCTGGTGTCGACAGCAGACGCGTTCGACACCACCGGCCACTGGCCGCACGCGCTGCGCCTCGCCCTCGCCACCGCGGCCCTCGACGACCTCGGTCCGGTGCTCGACACCTTGCGCACAACCGTGCTGTCGGTCCCCTGGTGACCCCGGGGCCCGCCAAGGCT
This DNA window, taken from Mycolicibacterium neoaurum, encodes the following:
- a CDS encoding PLP-dependent aminotransferase family protein encodes the protein MRPATYKQIVDRYAGAIRRGELTSGTKLPAHRTLAREHGIALATASRVYAELTAMGLVVGEPGRGTFVRDQSGYAGIDADRRLPSDRLADLSFNQPRADATTTMLRDALRHLSTSGNLESILYQQPAGGRRHERAVVATHLLDRAIDVTPDSVFLTNGAQQALDVALITTTRPGDVIAADALTYPGLKLLAAARALEIVPIPVRDDGTDLVGLDRLCATRSVRAAYLMPTVHNPLGWTLDSTQRAHLVEIARRHDTLLIEDGTYAFLDVDAPAALQTMAPERTFYLAGLSKSVATGLRFGYLVAPKVYAAGVTSSLRATGWGVPSVVTALATGWIADGTVARLETVRRDDARARQDIARNALRGLAYRANPASMFGWLELPGEVRADLAAAHLARAGILVSTADAFDTTGHWPHALRLALATAALDDLGPVLDTLRTTVLSVPW